One window of Gemmatimonas sp. UBA7669 genomic DNA carries:
- a CDS encoding M20/M25/M40 family metallo-hydrolase translates to MTTRFPLDTLALTRALVSIDSRNPSLVPGGPGEAAVAAFLAEVLSGWDFEVQVVEVAPGRPNVLARIGPRGVQPIVLNGHLDVVGVEGMTHVAFDPSLRDGSLYARGSSDMKGGIAAMCVAAARAAQEGRLPREVLVAAVCDEEFASIGTRHLLAGGLPTDCQPVAAIVTEPTRLAVVPAHKGFAWFEFNVAGRAAHGSRYDVGVDANRRASRLIQALDTYEREVLRDRTHPLLGRASLHVAMMSGGTGWSTYAEHCVVRVERRTLPGEETAGVEQEIAALCEPLREDGLDVHVRLECAQPPLDTAAQADIVRRLRAACVASSVPDAVDGLWCWTDAALFAAAGIPAVCFGPGDIARAHSATEWVELDQLHAAERVLHAVLTAPI, encoded by the coding sequence GTGACGACCCGCTTTCCCCTCGACACCCTGGCGCTGACCCGCGCCCTCGTGTCCATCGATTCGCGCAATCCCTCGCTCGTGCCCGGTGGACCGGGCGAAGCCGCCGTTGCCGCGTTTCTGGCCGAGGTGCTGAGCGGCTGGGACTTCGAGGTGCAGGTGGTGGAGGTCGCCCCCGGTCGCCCCAATGTGCTCGCGCGCATCGGCCCGCGCGGCGTGCAGCCCATCGTGCTCAACGGGCACCTCGATGTGGTGGGCGTGGAGGGCATGACACACGTCGCCTTCGACCCGTCGCTGCGTGATGGTTCGCTGTATGCACGCGGCAGCTCCGACATGAAGGGCGGAATCGCGGCCATGTGTGTGGCCGCGGCGCGTGCGGCGCAGGAGGGCCGCTTGCCGCGCGAGGTGCTGGTGGCGGCCGTCTGCGACGAAGAGTTTGCCTCCATCGGCACGCGACATTTGCTGGCCGGCGGCTTGCCTACCGACTGCCAGCCGGTGGCGGCCATCGTCACCGAGCCCACGCGCCTTGCCGTCGTGCCGGCTCACAAGGGCTTTGCCTGGTTCGAGTTCAACGTGGCCGGTCGCGCCGCCCACGGCAGTCGCTATGACGTGGGGGTCGACGCGAACCGTCGCGCTTCGCGTCTCATTCAGGCGCTCGACACCTACGAGCGTGAGGTGCTGCGTGACCGAACCCACCCGCTGCTCGGCCGAGCTTCGCTGCATGTGGCCATGATGTCGGGCGGTACGGGCTGGTCCACGTATGCCGAGCACTGCGTCGTTCGCGTGGAGCGCCGCACACTGCCAGGCGAAGAGACCGCCGGCGTGGAGCAGGAAATTGCCGCCTTGTGCGAGCCCCTGCGCGAGGACGGACTGGACGTGCATGTCCGACTCGAGTGCGCGCAGCCCCCACTCGACACGGCCGCCCAGGCGGACATTGTGCGCCGGCTGCGTGCGGCCTGCGTGGCGTCCAGTGTCCCGGATGCCGTGGACGGCCTCTGGTGCTGGACGGATGCCGCGCTCTTCGCGGCGGCCGGCATTCCCGCCGTGTGCTTTGGCCCGGGTGACATTGCCCGCGCGCACTCCGCCACCGAGTGGGTGGAACTCGATCAGCTGCACGCCGCCGAACGGGTGTTGCATGCCGTGCTCACTGCCCCCATCTGA
- a CDS encoding CaiB/BaiF CoA transferase family protein → MSLSGLRVLDLSRVLAGPYAAMMLGDMGADVIKVERPESGDDTRGWGPPFAADGQSAYFLSCNRNKVSLTADFRSPDDQVLLHRLIAQADVVIENFLPGSLARYGFDADALLAQNPRLVWCSISGFGADATRPGYDFVVQAESGWMAMTGEPTGSPMKAGVAIVDVLTGKDAALGILAALAARDRAALAGRPALPVSARRVQVSLIDSALASLVNVAQNTLVTGQPARRWGNAHANLVPYQLFASADRPLVLAVGSDAQWLAAARALGLDELADDPALRSNAGRLAQRERVVTALSLCLQTRPAAEWMARLEAAGVPCGVVREVHEALADSAVRSGQDVSELAQTGISPLWNGIVRLRPPKLGEHSVTVREKQWSLFDNLPILSDGDV, encoded by the coding sequence ATGAGCCTTTCAGGCCTGCGTGTGCTCGATCTGTCCAGGGTGCTGGCCGGGCCCTACGCGGCCATGATGCTGGGCGATATGGGAGCCGATGTCATCAAGGTCGAACGACCTGAATCGGGTGATGACACCCGTGGCTGGGGTCCGCCCTTCGCAGCCGATGGCCAGTCGGCCTATTTCCTGAGCTGCAATCGCAACAAGGTGTCGCTGACGGCCGATTTCAGGTCGCCGGACGACCAGGTGCTGCTGCACCGGCTCATTGCCCAGGCCGATGTGGTGATAGAAAACTTCCTTCCCGGCTCGCTTGCCCGATACGGGTTTGATGCTGACGCGCTACTGGCGCAGAATCCGCGGCTTGTGTGGTGCAGCATCTCGGGCTTCGGCGCCGACGCCACCCGTCCCGGCTACGATTTTGTGGTGCAAGCCGAGTCCGGCTGGATGGCCATGACCGGCGAGCCGACGGGTTCACCGATGAAGGCGGGGGTGGCCATCGTCGATGTGCTTACCGGAAAGGATGCGGCGCTGGGCATTCTGGCCGCGCTGGCGGCACGGGACCGTGCGGCTCTGGCCGGACGTCCCGCCCTACCCGTGTCGGCCCGCCGGGTGCAGGTGTCGCTCATTGACAGTGCGCTGGCGTCGCTGGTGAACGTGGCGCAGAACACGCTGGTTACCGGCCAGCCGGCGCGGCGCTGGGGGAACGCGCACGCCAACCTCGTCCCCTATCAGCTCTTCGCCTCGGCCGATCGGCCGTTGGTGCTGGCGGTGGGTTCGGATGCGCAATGGTTGGCGGCGGCCAGGGCGCTTGGACTCGACGAACTGGCGGACGATCCCGCCCTGCGCAGCAATGCGGGCCGCCTGGCACAGCGCGAGCGGGTGGTGACGGCGCTCAGCCTCTGTCTGCAAACGCGGCCGGCGGCCGAGTGGATGGCCCGGCTCGAAGCGGCGGGCGTGCCCTGCGGTGTGGTCCGCGAGGTGCACGAGGCCTTGGCGGACTCTGCCGTACGCAGCGGTCAGGACGTTTCCGAGCTGGCACAGACTGGCATTTCGCCACTCTGGAACGGCATCGTACGCCTTCGGCCGCCGAAATTGGGCGAGCACAGTGTCACTGTCCGGGAAAAACAGTGGAGTTTGTTCGACAACCTGCCGATACTGAGCGATGGCGACGTGTAA
- a CDS encoding sigma-70 family RNA polymerase sigma factor has protein sequence MTESPIPPNDVDSDQDVISRVLGGDRDAFAVLIGRYSDPLYRHALGMTGSPDVAEDILQVSFIKAYHHLAEVRGRFDAWLFRIVANGCKDWLKNIRRTHLSYDEDDQPSGYATPDEDLDRTELRQDLDAALAQLAPSLREAFILKHVEGRSYEEMADLLGTTVGALKMRVHRAREALQALLEEKYA, from the coding sequence ATGACGGAATCACCAATCCCGCCGAACGACGTCGATTCCGATCAGGACGTCATCTCCCGCGTCCTGGGGGGCGACCGCGATGCGTTCGCGGTGCTGATCGGCCGGTACAGTGATCCGCTGTATCGACATGCGCTTGGCATGACGGGCAGTCCCGACGTCGCCGAGGACATTCTTCAGGTGTCGTTCATCAAGGCGTATCACCACCTCGCAGAGGTGCGCGGTCGCTTCGATGCCTGGCTGTTCCGGATCGTGGCCAACGGGTGCAAGGACTGGCTGAAGAACATTCGGCGCACGCACCTGAGCTATGACGAAGACGATCAGCCCTCCGGCTACGCGACACCCGATGAGGACCTCGACCGGACTGAACTCCGGCAGGATCTCGATGCAGCACTCGCGCAGTTGGCCCCATCGCTCCGGGAAGCCTTCATCCTGAAACACGTGGAAGGACGCTCCTACGAAGAGATGGCGGATCTCTTGGGTACAACAGTTGGCGCTCTGAAGATGCGCGTGCATCGGGCACGCGAAGCGCTTCAGGCCCTGCTCGAGGAGAAATACGCGTGA
- the lpdA gene encoding dihydrolipoyl dehydrogenase yields MTSPTPQTADVLVLGGGPGGYVAAIRAAQLGFSVTCVEADKTLGGTCVTVGCIPSKALLQSSEHYEWLRLHAAEHGVKVDGASVDLPAMMARKTDVVAQNTKGIEFLFRKNKITWAKGFGTLKPGNVIEVRAADGTVSTWQGKHAIIATGSVPVQLPFLPFDEKRVLSNVGALQIPEVPKHLIVIGGGVIGLELGSVWRRLGAKVTVVEFAPTILPGNDDDVIKEADRIFRKQGLDIHTGTKVTGADVRADGVTIHAEKDGAALSFDGDYVLVSVGRKPSLSGVDAAALGLALGARGEIAVNDQMRTNLPGVFAIGDVVGGKLLAHKAEDEGVIAAEVIAGKPVHMHYRTMPGVVYTWPEIATVGLTEQEVKASGRAYRVGKFPFSANGRARTMGETQGFVKFVVDKDTDEILGCHMIGPHVADNLAQVVLAMEYRGSAEDIAITVHSHPTLSETVKEAALSALGRALHM; encoded by the coding sequence ATGACTTCCCCGACTCCCCAGACCGCCGACGTGCTTGTCCTCGGCGGTGGCCCCGGCGGCTATGTGGCCGCCATTCGCGCCGCGCAACTCGGTTTCTCCGTCACCTGCGTGGAAGCCGACAAGACCCTCGGCGGCACCTGTGTGACCGTCGGCTGCATACCGTCCAAGGCCCTGCTGCAGAGCTCGGAGCACTATGAGTGGCTGCGTCTGCATGCCGCCGAGCACGGCGTGAAGGTGGACGGCGCCAGTGTCGATCTGCCGGCCATGATGGCGCGCAAGACCGACGTCGTGGCGCAGAACACCAAGGGCATCGAGTTCCTCTTCCGAAAGAACAAGATCACCTGGGCCAAAGGCTTCGGCACGCTCAAGCCGGGCAACGTCATCGAAGTGCGCGCCGCCGACGGGACGGTGAGCACCTGGCAGGGCAAGCACGCCATCATTGCCACCGGCTCGGTGCCGGTGCAGCTGCCATTCCTGCCCTTCGACGAGAAGCGCGTGCTCTCGAACGTGGGCGCGCTGCAGATCCCCGAGGTGCCGAAGCATCTCATTGTGATTGGCGGCGGCGTGATTGGTCTCGAGCTGGGTTCGGTGTGGCGCCGTCTCGGGGCCAAGGTCACGGTGGTGGAGTTTGCGCCCACCATTCTGCCGGGCAACGATGACGATGTCATCAAGGAAGCCGACCGCATCTTCCGCAAGCAGGGCCTCGACATCCACACGGGCACCAAGGTCACCGGCGCCGATGTGCGCGCCGATGGCGTGACCATTCACGCCGAGAAGGACGGCGCGGCGCTGTCGTTTGATGGCGATTACGTGCTGGTGTCGGTGGGCCGCAAGCCGTCGCTCTCAGGCGTGGACGCGGCGGCGCTGGGCCTTGCGTTGGGCGCGCGCGGCGAGATTGCCGTGAATGACCAGATGCGCACCAACCTGCCGGGCGTGTTTGCCATCGGCGACGTGGTGGGCGGCAAGCTGCTGGCGCACAAGGCCGAGGACGAAGGCGTGATTGCCGCCGAGGTCATTGCCGGCAAGCCGGTACACATGCACTACCGCACCATGCCGGGTGTGGTGTACACCTGGCCCGAGATCGCCACGGTCGGCCTCACGGAACAGGAAGTGAAGGCCAGCGGCCGCGCGTATCGTGTGGGCAAGTTCCCCTTCAGCGCCAACGGCCGCGCGCGCACGATGGGCGAAACCCAGGGCTTCGTGAAGTTCGTGGTGGACAAGGACACCGACGAGATTCTCGGCTGCCACATGATCGGCCCGCATGTGGCCGACAATCTCGCGCAGGTGGTGCTGGCCATGGAGTACCGCGGCAGCGCGGAGGACATTGCCATCACGGTGCATTCGCACCCGACGCTCAGCGAGACGGTGAAGGAAGCGGCGTTGTCGGCACTTGGTCGCGCACTCCACATGTAG